CCACCAGCGCCACCACCACCAAGAGGATGAGTAGTTTCAGAGAATGACAAGAAAGGGCTTggattagggttagggttttcgACTTcttcaataaactcaccattacaatTAGGGCAAACCAAATCAGACGCTgttactgaaattgaaattgtacgTTCACATTGATAACAATAATACATTCTACCTCCACTTCGTTGCCTTATTACGAATGCCATCTTTTTACAGACGAAAAATCAATCGAATCGaagaagatggaagaaaggagttttttttttttttttgtatgaattTGAGAGAGGAGAATTTTTGGTCGCTATGGTTTCAAGCTAACGGAAAAGACATATAAATACCGGATATAAATACTATGGacgtagttttatttattttgacggGACCGAATTCGATGTGGAAACGTGGTAACTTAGGTGTATAGTTTTTGTTTACTTACTTTGTAAAGTGAGTGTACGATACGCTTGTACTTTTTGTAATGTCGGTGTTGGACGGTCAGTTATAGTTAACTATTTGTGTTTGCTTTTTGTTGGGTGGTAAGAATGCCTACCTTAAATGTGGGTGTACGTTTGGTGTGATGTTCCCGGAATCCGATTGGTGTTATGACCGTCGTTGCGATAAGAGTTCTAACCTTGGTGTGAcaggaataatgagataaatccATTTCCTCCTTGGACCGAGGAATAAATCCACTTCCTCCTTGGGCTGAGGAATAAGATCAGTCTGGCAAGACATTCCGGTGAGCCATCATCGAGAGTTTAGGAACTTGAGGTGTTGTGTTACTGTGAGTCCTGGGGTTTTTACTGGGTACCCAAATCGAACCGAATCCAATTGTGAGTCATAAATTTGGATCCATCAGCAACTTAGGACCCTACAAGTATTATTCGATTGTAAGTATTGgattagttttgattttgatttttttttcgttttctatttatttattacgtttaatctttatttagaagTTAGAATATTAATAaagaaataagaataaaatttttataaaatttgtatcgattaaagttaaaaagagagaaatattaagttttgagaataTTTTGATACGTTTTTAATATCTAACGGGTATCTGGAATTGAGGGTATCCAAGATTTTTATCGGGTCCGATGTCAGGTCCATTAATTTAGGTACTGGATGCGGTTCAGGGTTCAGTGGTACCCAGATGGCCCTGACCTATTTTGACTGTCCTAGTTATTGAGTAACTTATGGAACATGACTTGCGAAACTCTAATTGTTGAAAACATAAGTCAGCTAAAAACTCACAAGAGAATTTATAACCTAAGAACGATTAATTGGTTAAGTTTAGAAAGAAAGGGCTAAAGGACTTATCTAATTTAGACGGAGTTAGTGGCTACGGGATAGAGTTGCTAAAAcaccttagccgtccaaggtttttatttttcttttacttttttaagAAAGATGTTTTTCAaactaaaacaaaaaaagaaaaaccttaAATTTTCATTATCCAATACGTTATTTGTAGTAGATACTACTTCTACAGTTGATCGAATTGTGCCGAAGTAATTCATTTTGAAGTAGTAGTTACTTCAAATAGTATTTTCTCTTATAAAATAGTTGACAGAGACATTCAAATagtattttctcttattttctcttAAATCTTTATGTTAAGCATTATTAAGTTGAACCCGCTGGCGTCAGTATGTCAAAtcagttgtcaaatttagataCAAAAGTAAGGTCCGGACTATATTAGATTTAAGttgtaaaatacaaaattaaagttATCTTTGAAAACCGGATATTGAAGACTACACGAATACATGTATGGATAACTTTGTCAAAAAATGGTAACAAATACTTGATTCTCTTGTTTATTCTACGTCTCTATCTATCGAAACAGAGTGCTCACTcgttggaacaattcctatgacggaaAATATACTTTTGTATATACATTCGAGGAGTTTTGAGCCTATGAATTTAGTTGTATTAACCATTAACACTGTTAAGGTTTCCATGTTATAGTGaacaaaaaatatgaaaactactaGCCAATAATCACTTAATTCCAAGTTATAAtaaagaagttatgagtgattaactaaacctaaaaaaagtGTGAGTAAAGGTTCAGTTCATGAATAGCAAACAGTACACAAACTTTTAGCAAAAATTCGTGAACTAAACCGCAAAAACTTGACTTTATGCCTATTGTGGCtaagattttgatgtttcttttCCTAGACAAGGTGGCTTGCGTTTTAAGCAACTTATCCTTGGTTATTCGCTATAAAAGGAGGTTTAATTCATGTAGTTACACAAAGCATCCCTTGAAAATTTTTGTGTGTgttgcataaggttgttttccacatCTTTGTTCTTTGCTAACAATACTAAAATTTTGAAGACTTTACTTGGGATCATAAAGCACGAGTtagatatatttttctttcataGTTATAAACCATAATTGATCTTGTGAGGTAAAATCAATTAGCTTAGTGAACGTGTAAACTCTAaaatcttctaaagagaatttacattgtgctagaagatttacaagaGCAATTCTTATACAAAATTTATGTTTTTCTAAGACTTTTAGCATGAATACACGTAAAAAAAACTAAATCACCTTAAGATTTCAACACTAGTCATTTCCTATTGTCAGTGCACTGTTTGCACTAGTTTGATATTCTAACTATTTTCTTTCTAGTTAACTAGAAAATACGCATGTATGATGCACCCGCGGACTCACATTGTGAAATTTTGAAATCAGTCAATTTTCATATATGCAATTAAAAAGGGAAAAGGTGAAACATTTGGTTGGTTTgatataaacaaataaatataagTTTCCAACGATGACGAAATCGatgaatcacatgattttatcttAAGGAGGATTGAACAAATAGTTGAATATAAGAATGTTGGATAAGCtttatttattcaaaaataacatttttttttacttaaaaaataaaaattaacaccCTTTGTTTTACACTAGACCACCTAAACTTCGTCGACattgatttatttatattttagtGTCTAACATTTTTTATCCAAATCAGTACCATTGCAACTAAAGACAATTAGTACTTTAGGCAGTGACATCCATTTAACACACTGTTAAAAAAATGTAGGCTTGGAAAGTGCATCCGTAATGAGACACATCTCCATGAATAAAGAGCAAGACAATCTAGAATCTTGGACGATCTCACCCTGACCAATAAAGAATATCTTAATCGTTTGGTTGACCATTAAGACTTAAGAGACATCCATCTTTCTTTGCATTGAATTATCCAGGTAACATTTACAATCTAATGAAATCGCATGTGGTATGCACTTGCCAACTGCTGCTTGAACTTAAACTATTCAACAATGCGTCACGGGCATCTTTTTTCTTTTGCTGCCTTCCTTTTTCTATGGCTAAATACTCCACTAACAACTATCATCCCCTACCTCTCCTTATAACAACAACGTATACAATACATCCATGTAAATTTTAAAAATTGAGTTGTAAATTTCATGATTAGTAAAAATATTTTGGAAACTACTTTAATTAAGCTAATGGGTTAACGGGCTTATGAATAATTGAAACTAATGGGCTCCAATACATAACATTTAGTGAACTTTTAAGGCCCATTAATAAGTCGGCACCATATTTATTTTGATGGGAGAGGAGAATTTGGTCGCTATGGTTTCAAGCTAAACGAAAAGACATATAAATACTACTGGTCGTAGTTTATTCAATTTTGAGTTACAACagagaagttatgagtgatttactaaagcTAAAAAAAGAGTGGGTAAAGATTCAGTTCATAAATAGGAAACAATACACAAACTCTTAGGAATTTTTTTTGAACTAAGTGATCAATTTTTTGATGTTTCTTTCCTATAGATAAGGTGGCTTGCATTTTAAGCAACTTATCCTTGGTCATTCACTATAAAAGGAGATTTCATGTAGCTACACGAACTATCCCTTGGAAAATTTTATGCGTGTTGCATAAGGTTGTTCTCCACATCTTTGTTCTTCACGAAAAAAATTGAGATTTTGAAGAATTTACTCGGGAATCATAAAGCACATGTTAGCTATATTTTCCTTTTATAGTTATAAACTAAAGATTTGAAAAATCAAGATATCTAGTTGATTTTGTGAGGTAAAATCAATTATCTTAAGGAACGTGTAAGCTCTAATTGTTGAGGAGCATCTTATAAAGAGAATTGGCGTTGTGTTAGAAGATTTACAAAAGCAAttcctaaaaaaaattaatgttatGCTATGAGTTTTAGCATGAATATacgtaaaaaaaatctaaatcaccttaaaatttcaacattaaagTCATGTCCCATTGTAAGTGCATTATTTGCGCTGGTttgatattttctcttatttattactccctccgttctgaTTTACTTGACGTTGTATAGTTTTTCACGGAGATTAAGAAATATCAAGGAGAGTAAAATCTTTCCAATTCTACCCATATTAATTCCTTCTTAAAGATTTAAATGACCTAGTTTTTAGTTCCTAGATTCTAGGTAAAGTTATCAATCCCATAATAATTTATCAATCCCATGGTAATTTACTTGGGATATACTACCAAATTCTCAACACAATAAATATTAGAGTAGATTTAAAAATTAGAGTACTGATTACAACAAAAATTAATGATACTGTGTGATTCCAAAGCAAGGGCAAATCAGTGAGATtatgagaaaaatattaaaactatcatctattttggaacacaaaaaaacccctaaaacgtcaagtaaaatggaacgaagggagtattatgctataattttgtttatttttgagttCCTTTGGAGTATTGAAGTGAAATCAACAAAAGGAAGTGTAAATGGCTTTAAAAGTGTTACGAAAGTGAAGTTCAAAAATTGAAGAAGGATCAAAGAAAAATATAACTTCCAAAAACCAAAATGGCTTCATTTCTATATCGAAGAATTCAATTGCAACGCGATTAGCGAAAGAACGAGGTCGTTCtgatatcggacgaagaagttacgtgcAAAACGATCTTGAAGAACTAAATGTACAAATAGAAGTTCGGGTGAGAACCTTACCATTTCGACCTAGCCAAACCTACACTCTATAAGTCAAGTTTTTAGAACAAAATACATAtataagttcggttaggaattattTATTTCAACACAATTGAACCTATACTTTGGATATCAAGTTTGTCGAAGAGTTTACAAAATAATATTCGGCTAAGAAGTGTGCCAAAGGTCTTAGCCTAACCTGACACATCCTAGGACATGTTTTGTCGCATTTTGACTTCTAAATTGAGTTTTCCCGATCCCGAACAGATTCTAAGCCCCGAATCTcatgaatactattacataagaAGACCCCATGAACTCTGAAAAAGTAAACAAATACTCTGCAACAATAAGGAGATAAAGTTTGGAGTTTTAATTGATTATCACAATCTCTAGGGTTTGCTTACTTGCTTTCTTGTATATTTTCCATGGATTTTGAGAAACCTATGatgaactaaccttcttattgtTTAGAGATGCTTATTAATTGAAGTCttcattcttaattatttataatctaTTTAATATCGTTGATGTTTCTACTATTAATGAGTTCATGTATGATTAATGGATGTTTGTTTGTTTAAGTTGTAATTAGATGAGAATATATCAATATCTGTAGCTAACTTAGGGTTCGAGATCCGTAATTGCCGAAAAAATCCTTGTTACAAGTAGCATAACATAGTTGTTCACGATGGGATATCGCGATGCAATTATGTGTAAAAGTGTAACCTAAGTTAAATCTATGTGGATCTTGCATCGGCTTGCTTAGAATAACCTCGATTTAAAAAGATCATTGTTTTCATTAGGTTAAAATTGAGTGACTCTTTCGCGAAGTTATTTAACGAAAGTGATTCATAGAGTGTCTCTTGCGCCTTTGATGATATAAGGAATTTCACAAGAGTAAGCATGATATAAGATGCTTTAGGATTATTGATGTTGAGAGAGAATCCATACTTTGCGATTTGGTTGATAACATGTTGGAAGATGGAAGAGGGAAGCTGAAACCTATAAAAATATAGTTTACCCATGATAAATCATAATAGTTTACTTACTTTAGTATAACTTAGTTATAACCACAATAAAACTCTCAATTTTACATAAGTTATGGAAAGAAATTAACAACCTATATTTTCCTAATGAACGATTTTATTCTTGTTACTATACTCTAATCCTTATTTATGAAGTGCGGAATGCGAAAATAATTTTACTTACAACCGACCACATATGAGAGACTTGTACTGTTATTTTGAAAACATGATGTAGGGAATACTCTTAAACACCTATTCTCTACCCCAAATTTTTGAGATTTAAGTAAGCGAAAAAGATAAGAAAAAAGGCGGGAGAATCACATCTCCAAACTCCAAAGATAAATGATTTACTATCAAGATTTATTtaccaaataaaaaaattaataacaATCTTTTTTATTAGAGTAAGATaaaatacaagagaaagaaaTGAATTACTCAGTTGTAACCCAAATACCTATTGGGATTCaattgttttcaattttttctttaaatattttttttggccatCGTACTATATTTCGCATACCCAATATCCAAGTGGGCATTATCCGCACTATAACCACGGTTTAGATAGTACTTAGGACCACTGTCAACCTTTTGAAAGTTTTGGCTTGTATCATGGTgatccaaattactattcgcacgtgCACAaatcataagaatggaagaaCGACCAGTAATATAATGATTAACATGCAAGTTTTCTATCCCTGTTACTGAAAGATCAAAGATCGTTTAAGAGTGACATGTTATTGAAAGAGTATCGTGAATGTTCACGTAATGTATTTGAGAATTAAGTAAAACTTTTGTGGTCGTTAGTATTGCTCTCAAGTATGAATATTACACTTTCAATTGATTACTAGAAAACAAATAAGTAACTTCAAAATAATTTCGTTAGTATTGCTTTCTCAAGAAATCGTTTCTTCTTAAATAAAAATAACTAAGGTAATTAGACAATAACATAATAGAAAaaaatttagctttgattttttgttaattagttattaatttatttatttttcatcttctataATAATTCAAGCAATTATGAATCATCAACTTtgattaatagataacaaaatgatAAACATTTATTTtaatttgatttcttttcattTGTCTCGATTAAAACAACTCATGGTTAGTCAATTGAGATTTGTAGAGATGTTAAAAGAATTTTAGAGAACTTCTAAAATCTCTTGTTATTCAATAGAGAGTTATTCAAAATCTCAAACAATTTTTGTTATTGGATCATGACTTTCTAAAAGTCTTCGTAATTCTCTATTAttggatttggaatttgaaatcaATGATTTATGGTTTTGGGAGACTTGTAGAGACTTTTATTACGAAACATACCATAAATGACTAAAACAAAGTCTCTCATAAGCATGTGATATTTTGAGAGACttttttctttcccttttcttgaaGGATTAAATATCAAAATATGTAAAACAATAACCAAATAAGCTACAATTAAATTtataaaaaatgaagaaaaaaaattgttgtcttCCAAAACCCAATAAGTTTACTAAAGATTCAAATCCCTTATGCTTTGACTTTATTGGAAAAATGGTTACAATTTCTGTTAGCCATGCAAAGACTAATACATTTTCATTGAAATATTCATATAttcattttgtaaaataaataaGTATGTTGTTTGTATCATGTGTGTAAAATGAAAATCATATATATTTTATTGTCTCAATAAATCACCATAATTCTTTGAAAATCATTCAGAGAGTCTCTCAAAATATTTAAACTCACGGAGAGTCACCCAAAATCTCTTGCATAACAAGTCTCTGAACCTCTCTACTAATCCCAATTGACCAACCTCCTGTAAGTGGCTTGTTTGCCATTCATGCTTCTCTGAATTCAGAAGCAGTAGTATTTCGATTTTTTGGTCACCAAACATGATTTAATACTAAATCATGTtttaaaagtaaataaaatataGAAATCTGAATTGATGAgattggattttattttatttttaaaagaaaaaatctttTTGATAAACTAGTTAGTCAGATTGTCAAATGAATGTTTAGTTACACAATATTTTGTTAAACATGAGAAAGATCTTCTTAAATTGTCTTCTACAAGAACATTGACTCAATACTCAAATGGACAAGAAGTCAAAATTTTCTCAAATTCTCTGGTTACAACACCTtaataaaaaaatcaacaatttttttcCTTATACGTATGATTGAACTCGATAACTTCAAAAAGATCTTCAATCTAAGATATCATTAGTCAGGTAGTGTAAGAAATATATTGTCTTAGTGTTCCTATGACATTGTTAGATTGCAAAACTTGAGTCACTCTACATTTCCAATTTAGAAATTCCCAGCTCATCCGCCAGCTTAATTGCCTATGTGATGACCCATATCTCTGCAATACTATTATCATTCTTGTATAAGTGGTTGCCATTTAAACTAATAAAACTTTTAGAAACATTTTGAATAACACTAACCCCAGCAAAATTAGACTCAATAGACGGGCTATCATAATTTAGTTTATGTAATTTCGTCTTCGGACGAGTCCGGTGAACCACATTTTCTTGCACAACACTGTTATCACTATCGAGATCAGTCACTTGCACATGTCCCTTGTCATTTACTATAATAATCCCTTTGAGGGTAAAGACACAAGTTTCCAATgcaataaaataaaaactcattTTATCGTAAATGTTAAAGTTCAtttattatgttattctacatttATCATAGAGTTTCTCAAATAAACTTTCaatgaatttttttcttctttttctattTTGTTGTTCCCTATAAATTGTTGAATGTTTATATGAATCTTATGCGGAATTGTTGAATTTTTCCTAACTTCAAAATTCCAAACCTAAGATTTTCTCTAACGGGATTTTCTACAAAATATTCCCTGGTCATCCTAGAATCACTTAAATTCATTTAACCGTGCCTACAAAAGCTCGTAACACGAAAGACGTGCCGCTAAGCTACCGTATCGGATTAGGCATGGAACATttccttagagcaactgcagtggtgcgatcaaaaccaaagatcaaagataaaaagaaagaccaaaatttgggtttagtccgtgttgtgacgcaacggtacatgattaaaatttcgtcaggcggacttttttgtaaaatttcatcaggcggactttaaaagtccgtcccattttttgtaaatttcatcaggcggactttaaaagtccgccccattctttgtaaattttaacaggcggactttaaaagtccgccccattctttttttttttatttaattaaaatttcatcgggcgtaatttaaatctccgcccgttaacaagcgtactttaaatttacgcccagcaacaagtgtactttaaatttacgcccgactatattagaatttgggatttggtcgcgaccatatttggtctggaatttgatctttggttgggatttgatctttactccgtcccactgtgttacgatctcatcccaaatttttggttatactcgcccaccgtGGATGCTCTTAAGGATTATtttcaaaatcttgaaaataaaaagattctATTAAAAGAGGgttgttaatcaatcaaattcctAGACCGTTTATGCTATTCCGCCCATATGTCTTGCAGAATGTGCTCATTAATGTATATCCAAGACCCAATTCTCACCTTCCTCTTGTAGAATACCAACCATCCATCAGTACTTAAACGGATTTCACTCGTTATTTCATTTTTACAATTCATCTTTTGAAAGGTTTTGATTAATtccataaaaaaaccaaaatcttgataaaccctaggttttgatggcCTCTAACGAGGAAGCCAGTGTGGATCAACAGAAGAAGAAGCGGATTATTATTGACCTGGAAGAAAGTAACCCTTTCGAGGTTTGtattttcatctccattttcagtCAATTTTCATATCATTTCATCAGTTattcaattttaatttctaagtttttttttttttgttttttttttccaatttctaAGGGTTTCTAAAGTATTTTTTCCTTTCAATTTCTGTGTTTGTTTGTGTAGAATGTTGATAAGCAAAATAGTTTCACCAATAAACAAGTGATCACTATATTagatgatgaggatgaggatgatcaAGAAGTTGAGTATCTAAAGAATTCGAAGTTGAAACTGGAAAACGAAATTGAAAACTTGAGGTTGAAACTGGCAAGTGAAATTGAAATACTTAACAAAGAAAAATCTGCAGTAGAAAATGATGTCGGTTTACTTAACAAAGACAGAACAAGACTAGGAAATGATGTTGGGTTACTCAATCAGAAGAGGATTGAACTGGAAACTGGTTTTGGATTGCTCAAAGAGGAGAATAATAAACTGTCTAGTAGTAATGAATctctgaagacaaagaagattttgcTCGGAAATGATATCAAACTACTCGAACAAGAAAAGGCTAAATTGGAAAGGGATATTGAATCTCTTGACATTGACAAGACTGCCTTGGAGAATGACTTTGAATCATTTAACGAGGAGAAGATAAAATTGGGGACTGATACTGAGTTACTCAACAAGGCGAAGACTCAACTTGTATGTGACGTCGAATCGCTTAACAGCAAGAAGACTGTTCTGGAGAGCGACATTGAATCACTGTACAAGGAGAAGACTAGATTGGGGACTGATACTGAGATACTCAACAAGGAGAAGACTCAACTGGGATATGATATCCAATCATGTAACAGTGAGAAGACTGTTCTGGAGAGCGACATTGAATCACTTTACAAGGAGAAGACTAGATTGGGGACTGATACTGAGATACTCAATAAGGAGAAGACTCAACTTGGATGTGATATCGAGTCATTTAACAGCGAGAAGACCGTTCTGGAGGGCGACATTGAATCACTTCACAAGGAGAAGATAAAGTTGGTAACTGATACTGAGTTACTTAGCGAGGAGAAGACTCAACTTGGATCTGATATTGAATCATTTAAAAGTGAgaagactgtcctggagagtgACATTGAGTCACTTTACAAGGAGAAGACTAGGTTGGGGACTGATACCGAGATACTCAACAAGGTGAAGACTCAACTTGGATGTGATATTGAATCATTTAACAGTGGGAAGATGGTTCTGGAGAGCGACATTGAATCACTTCACGAGGAGAAGACTAAGTTGGTAACTGATACTAAGTTACTCGGCGAGGAGAAGACTCAACTTGGATGTGATATTGCATCATTTAAAAGTGAGAAGACTATCCTGGAGAGTGACATTGAGTCACTTTACAAGGAGAAGAGTAAGTTGGGAACTGATAGTGAGTTACTCAACAAGGAGAAGACTCAACTTGTATGTGACATTGAATTATTTCAGAGTGAGAAGTCTGAAGTGGTTAGTGATATTTGTTCACTCAATAAGAGGAAGAGTGTCCTGGAAACTGATATTGAATTGGATAGAAAGGAAAAGAGTAAATTGGGAAGGGAACTCGAGTTATGcagcaaagagaaaaaaaagctgCAAAGTGATTTGGAATCACTTAAGAAAGAAATGTCTATGGTTGGAAGTGATGTTGAATCACTTATAAAAGATAAATCTAAGCTGGGAAATGATGTCGGCTTACTCGATAAAGAAAAGTCTGAGCTACAAAAAGTGATTGAGTTATTCTGCAACGAGAAACAAAAGCTGCAAAGTAATTTGGAATCACTTAAGAAAGAAATGTCTAAGGTTGGAAGTGATGTTGAATCACTTAACAAAGAGAAATCTCAGCTAAGAAGTGATATCTGCTTACTCGATAAAGAAAAGTCTGAACTCCAAAACAGGATTGGGTTATTCTGcatggagaaagaaaatctgcAAAGTAATTTGGGATCACTTAAGAAAGAAATGTCTAAGGTTGAAAGTGATGTTGAATCACTTAACAAAGAGAAATCTCAGCTAGGAAGTGATATCGGCTTACTCGATAAAGAAAAGTCTGAACTCCAAAACAGGATTGGGTTATTCtgcaaggaaaaagaaaagctaGAAAGTAATTTGGAATCACTTAAGAAAGAAATGTCTACTGTTGGAAGT
The nucleotide sequence above comes from Papaver somniferum cultivar HN1 chromosome 8, ASM357369v1, whole genome shotgun sequence. Encoded proteins:
- the LOC113303377 gene encoding intracellular protein transport protein USO1-like isoform X3 — encoded protein: MASNEEASVDQQKKKRIIIDLEESNPFENVDKQNSFTNKQVITILDDEDEDDQEVEYLKNSKLKLENEIENLRLKLASEIEILNKEKSAVENDVGLLNKDRTRLGNDVGLLNQKRIELETGFGLLKEENNKLSSSNESLKTKKILLGNDIKLLEQEKAKLERDIESLDIDKTALENDFESFNEEKIKLGTDTELLNKAKTQLVCDVESLNSKKTVLESDIESLYKEKTRLGTDTEILNKEKTQLGYDIQSCNSEKTVLESDIESLYKEKTRLGTDTEILNKEKTQLGCDIESFNSEKTVLEGDIESLHKEKIKLVTDTELLSEEKTQLGSDIESFKSEKTVLESDIESLYKEKTRLGTDTEILNKVKTQLGCDIESFNSGKMVLESDIESLHEEKTKLVTDTKLLGEEKTQLGCDIASFKSEKTILESDIESLYKEKSKLGTDSELLNKEKTQLVCDLESLKKEMSMVGSDVESLIKDKSKLGNDVGLLDKEKSELQKVIELFCNEKQKLQSNLESLKKEMSKVGSDVESLNKEKSQLRSDICLLDKEKSELQNRIGLFCMEKENLQSNLGSLKKEMSKVESDVESLNKEKSQLGSDIGLLDKEKSELQNRIGLFCKEKEKLESNLESLKKEMSTVGSHVESLNKEKSQLGGDIGLLDKEKSELQNRIGLFCKEKEKLESKLESLKKEMSTVGSNVESLNKEKSQLVSDIGLLDKEKSELQSGIEFLNKETTTLRNGVALLSEETTALQNGIEFPNEEKTKLQSEIEFLNEETAKLQSGIGFLNKEKTILGQDNGLLNNEKTKIGSEIELLNKEKAITARDAELLNKEKLMFSSVKTELQTDVEMLNKEKLKLQSDFELLNNDKDRLQTDVEFLKEEKDALHQFLSEEKAEFVRSAICEVNESIYKREKKLAKSEKLVAELREAQQELIKQMESEKVTRNTVIGVKRKRGLRELWNFREKKRATLKEVISLRLNLTDK
- the LOC113303377 gene encoding centrosomal protein of 135 kDa-like isoform X2, translating into MASNEEASVDQQKKKRIIIDLEESNPFENVDKQNSFTNKQVITILDDEDEDDQEVEYLKNSKLKLENEIENLRLKLASEIEILNKEKSAVENDVGLLNKDRTRLGNDVGLLNQKRIELETGFGLLKEENNKLSSSNESLKTKKILLGNDIKLLEQEKAKLERDIESLDIDKTALENDFESFNEEKIKLGTDTELLNKAKTQLVCDVESLNSKKTVLESDIESLYKEKTRLGTDTEILNKEKTQLGYDIQSCNSEKTVLESDIESLYKEKTRLGTDTEILNKEKTQLGCDIESFNSEKTVLEGDIESLHKEKIKLVTDTELLSEEKTQLGSDIESFKSEKTVLESDIESLYKEKTRLGTDTEILNKVKTQLGCDIESFNSGKMVLESDIESLHEEKTKLVTDTKLLGEEKTQLGCDIASFKSEKTILESDIESLYKEKSKLGTDSELLNKEKTQLVCDIELFQSEKSEVVSDICSLNKRKSVLETDIELDRKEKSKLGRELELCSKEKKKLQSDLESLKKEMSMVGSDVESLIKDKSKLGNDVGLLDKEKSELQKVIELFCNEKQKLQSNLESLKKEMSKVGSDVESLNKEKSQLRSDICLLDKEKSELQNRIGLFCMEKENLQSNLGSLKKEMSKVESDVESLNKEKSQLGSDIGLLDKEKSELQNRIGLFCKEKEKLESNLESLKKEMSTVGSHVESLNKEKSQLGGDIGLLDKEKSELQNRIGLFCKEKEKLESKLESLKKEMSTVGSNVESLNKEKSQLVSDIGLLDKEKSELQSGIEFLNKETTTLRNGVALLSEETTALQNGIEFPNEEKTKLQSEIEFLNEETAKLQSGIGFLNKEKTILGQDNGLLNNEKTKIGSEIELLNKEKAITARDAELLNKEKLMFSSVKTELQTDVEMLNKEKLKLQSDFELLNNDKDRLQTDVEFLKEEKDALHQFLSEEKAEFVRSAICEVNESIYKREKKLAKSEKLVAELREAQQELIKCSKWSQKK
- the LOC113303377 gene encoding centrosomal protein of 135 kDa-like isoform X1; protein product: MASNEEASVDQQKKKRIIIDLEESNPFENVDKQNSFTNKQVITILDDEDEDDQEVEYLKNSKLKLENEIENLRLKLASEIEILNKEKSAVENDVGLLNKDRTRLGNDVGLLNQKRIELETGFGLLKEENNKLSSSNESLKTKKILLGNDIKLLEQEKAKLERDIESLDIDKTALENDFESFNEEKIKLGTDTELLNKAKTQLVCDVESLNSKKTVLESDIESLYKEKTRLGTDTEILNKEKTQLGYDIQSCNSEKTVLESDIESLYKEKTRLGTDTEILNKEKTQLGCDIESFNSEKTVLEGDIESLHKEKIKLVTDTELLSEEKTQLGSDIESFKSEKTVLESDIESLYKEKTRLGTDTEILNKVKTQLGCDIESFNSGKMVLESDIESLHEEKTKLVTDTKLLGEEKTQLGCDIASFKSEKTILESDIESLYKEKSKLGTDSELLNKEKTQLVCDIELFQSEKSEVVSDICSLNKRKSVLETDIELDRKEKSKLGRELELCSKEKKKLQSDLESLKKEMSMVGSDVESLIKDKSKLGNDVGLLDKEKSELQKVIELFCNEKQKLQSNLESLKKEMSKVGSDVESLNKEKSQLRSDICLLDKEKSELQNRIGLFCMEKENLQSNLGSLKKEMSKVESDVESLNKEKSQLGSDIGLLDKEKSELQNRIGLFCKEKEKLESNLESLKKEMSTVGSHVESLNKEKSQLGGDIGLLDKEKSELQNRIGLFCKEKEKLESKLESLKKEMSTVGSNVESLNKEKSQLVSDIGLLDKEKSELQSGIEFLNKETTTLRNGVALLSEETTALQNGIEFPNEEKTKLQSEIEFLNEETAKLQSGIGFLNKEKTILGQDNGLLNNEKTKIGSEIELLNKEKAITARDAELLNKEKLMFSSVKTELQTDVEMLNKEKLKLQSDFELLNNDKDRLQTDVEFLKEEKDALHQFLSEEKAEFVRSAICEVNESIYKREKKLAKSEKLVAELREAQQELIKQMESEKVTRNTVIGVKRKRGLRELWNFREKKRATLKEVISLRLNLTDK